From a single Anaerolineales bacterium genomic region:
- a CDS encoding MinD/ParA family protein, which translates to MSKIISIHSFRGGTGKSNTTANISALLAMDGARVGVVDTDIASPGIHVLFNLDESEMVHSLNDYLWGKCGIEEAAHDVTGHVGGEIKGQIFLIPSSIKPGEIARILREGYDVGLLNDGFRDVVEKLKLDYLLIDTHPGLNEETLLSIAISNALVIILRPDSQDYQGTAVTVDVAKKLDVPNMLMLVNKVPEAFDFDDVRTRVEQTYGTTVGAVLPHSDEMMTLASSGIFSVRFPDHIVTKGLRSLVDQLKD; encoded by the coding sequence ATGTCCAAAATCATTTCAATTCACTCCTTCCGCGGCGGGACCGGAAAATCGAACACGACAGCCAACATTTCCGCGCTTTTGGCAATGGACGGCGCCCGCGTAGGTGTTGTAGACACCGATATCGCATCTCCCGGCATCCATGTGTTGTTCAATCTTGATGAATCCGAGATGGTTCACTCGTTGAACGATTACTTGTGGGGCAAGTGCGGAATTGAAGAAGCCGCCCACGACGTGACGGGTCACGTCGGCGGCGAGATCAAGGGACAGATCTTCCTCATCCCCTCCAGCATCAAGCCGGGCGAGATCGCCCGCATCCTGCGTGAAGGTTATGACGTGGGCTTGCTCAATGACGGCTTTCGTGATGTGGTGGAAAAGCTCAAACTTGATTACCTCCTGATCGACACTCATCCGGGTCTGAACGAAGAAACCCTGCTTTCCATCGCCATTTCCAACGCGCTGGTCATCATTCTGCGCCCCGATTCGCAGGATTATCAGGGCACTGCCGTCACCGTGGACGTTGCAAAAAAACTGGACGTACCAAACATGTTAATGTTGGTGAACAAGGTTCCCGAGGCTTTCGATTTTGACGATGTCCGCACTCGTGTGGAACAGACGTATGGCACAACCGTTGGCGCAGTCCTGCCGCACTCCGATGAAATGATGACGCTTGCCAGTTCCGGCATTTTTTCCGTCCGTTTCCCCGACCACATCGTCACCAAAGGATTGCGCAGTCTGGTAGATCAATTGAAGGATTGA
- a CDS encoding cation-translocating P-type ATPase, whose product MNWHTLETKPVLDELASSQSTGLTSQQADERAAKYGENELIERGGRTPLQILWEQVTATMVLILIGAAVVAGLLGDTKNTIAILAIVALYVFLGFIQEYRAEQAIAALKKMSMPLVRVLRDAKLTELSARDLVPGDILQLETGNVISADLRLLEAVNLRIQEAALTGESEPIGKHTAALSNEALPLGDRRNMAFMGTIITQGRGLGVVVATGMQTELGKIADLIQQVRQEQTPLQRRLDGLGKTLAIIGVVIAAFIFGLGIWQGNEVRDMLLTAVSVAVAIVPEGLPAVVTITLALGAQRMLNREALIRKLPAVETLGSVTVICSDKTGTLTENRMTVVMLDVAEHAIDLTEQVERDGTLRATRGLGAPTQSSLSLAAIGGALCNDAELIDIGDERFRTLGDPTEGALVVSAAKMGYWKSTLDSSFPRAAELPFDSERKRMTTVHHLEQYDPIMLSGLSISNKRYIAFTKGVDGLLDIASHVWVEGESQKLDAGWRSRIEAANERLAKKGMRVLGVGFRLLNSIPEIIETDLEQNITLVGLFGMIDPPRSEVRDAVATCRAAGIRPVMITGDHPLTALEIARQLGITENGRALAGVEIEKLSFDELKNVVSEVSVFARVAPEHKLKIVQALQEQGHIVAMTGDGVNDAPALRKADIGVAMGITGTDVSKEASDMVLLNDNFATIVAAVQEGRTIYDNIRKFVRFSVAGNIGKVLVMLLSPFLGSPLPLLPLQLLWLNLLTDGLLGLGMGVENPEADTMKRKPYSPTEGVFSRGAGAHTIWVGVLIGALALSLGAWYFFTDRPEWQTMIFTSLAFMQVFQALASRSEKESLFQIGFWSNPALAVLALLVVALQLIVIYVPAFAAFFEVTPLRLIDLGISAAAGLVVFAVIEISEVFKKAE is encoded by the coding sequence ATGAACTGGCATACCCTCGAAACCAAACCTGTGCTCGATGAACTGGCTTCATCGCAAAGCACAGGTCTTACTTCGCAACAAGCGGACGAACGCGCCGCGAAATACGGTGAAAACGAACTGATCGAACGCGGCGGGCGCACCCCGCTGCAAATTTTATGGGAACAGGTCACCGCCACAATGGTCTTGATCCTGATCGGCGCGGCAGTGGTGGCAGGTCTGCTTGGCGACACAAAAAATACGATTGCCATCCTTGCTATTGTGGCTTTGTATGTTTTTCTCGGTTTTATCCAAGAATACCGCGCGGAACAGGCGATCGCCGCGCTCAAGAAAATGTCCATGCCGCTTGTGCGCGTATTGCGTGATGCAAAATTGACAGAACTCTCCGCGCGCGACCTCGTCCCCGGCGATATCCTCCAATTGGAAACAGGCAACGTCATCTCCGCCGACCTGCGCCTGCTGGAAGCGGTTAACCTGCGTATCCAAGAAGCCGCGCTCACAGGCGAATCCGAACCCATCGGCAAGCACACCGCCGCGCTCTCCAACGAGGCGCTCCCGCTCGGCGACCGCCGCAACATGGCATTCATGGGAACCATCATCACGCAAGGGCGCGGGCTGGGCGTCGTCGTCGCCACGGGGATGCAAACCGAACTCGGCAAGATCGCCGACCTCATTCAACAAGTCAGACAAGAACAAACACCGCTTCAGCGCAGGCTGGATGGGCTTGGCAAAACACTCGCCATCATCGGCGTCGTCATCGCCGCCTTTATCTTCGGGCTGGGCATCTGGCAGGGCAACGAAGTCCGCGACATGCTGCTGACGGCGGTCAGTGTGGCGGTTGCCATCGTGCCCGAAGGTCTGCCTGCCGTCGTCACTATCACGCTCGCGCTCGGCGCGCAACGCATGTTAAACCGCGAAGCGCTCATCCGCAAACTGCCCGCCGTCGAAACGCTCGGCTCGGTCACCGTCATCTGCTCGGACAAAACGGGCACATTAACCGAAAACAGGATGACGGTCGTGATGCTGGACGTGGCGGAACACGCCATTGATCTGACCGAGCAAGTGGAACGTGACGGAACGCTTCGCGCCACCCGTGGGCTTGGTGCGCCGACCCAGTCATCGCTTTCTCTGGCAGCCATCGGCGGCGCGTTGTGCAATGACGCCGAGCTGATCGACATCGGCGACGAACGCTTCCGCACGCTCGGCGACCCGACCGAAGGCGCATTGGTCGTTTCCGCTGCCAAGATGGGATATTGGAAATCCACGCTTGATTCGTCCTTCCCACGCGCAGCGGAACTGCCCTTCGACTCGGAACGCAAGCGCATGACCACCGTCCATCATTTGGAGCAGTACGATCCCATCATGCTTTCGGGGTTGAGTATCAGCAACAAACGCTACATTGCCTTCACCAAAGGCGTGGACGGTCTGCTCGATATTGCGAGCCATGTCTGGGTGGAGGGCGAGTCACAGAAACTGGATGCAGGCTGGAGGTCCAGAATTGAAGCGGCGAACGAGCGTCTCGCCAAAAAGGGAATGCGCGTTCTGGGCGTCGGATTCCGTTTGCTGAACAGCATCCCGGAGATCATCGAAACAGACCTCGAACAGAACATCACGCTGGTTGGGTTGTTCGGCATGATCGACCCGCCGCGTTCGGAGGTGCGGGATGCGGTGGCAACTTGCCGCGCGGCGGGCATCCGCCCGGTGATGATCACGGGAGATCACCCGCTGACAGCGTTGGAGATCGCGCGGCAGTTGGGCATCACTGAAAACGGACGCGCGCTGGCTGGGGTTGAGATCGAAAAGTTGTCGTTCGATGAACTGAAAAATGTCGTCAGCGAAGTCAGTGTTTTCGCGCGCGTTGCGCCTGAACATAAGTTGAAGATCGTGCAGGCATTGCAGGAGCAGGGACATATTGTTGCGATGACAGGCGACGGCGTGAATGATGCGCCCGCGCTTCGCAAAGCGGACATCGGCGTGGCGATGGGCATCACCGGCACAGACGTTTCGAAGGAAGCGTCGGACATGGTGCTGCTCAACGATAATTTTGCGACCATCGTGGCGGCAGTGCAGGAGGGGCGCACGATCTACGATAATATCCGCAAGTTCGTGCGCTTCAGCGTGGCGGGGAACATCGGTAAAGTTTTGGTGATGCTGCTCTCGCCGTTCCTGGGAAGCCCGTTGCCACTACTTCCATTGCAATTGCTGTGGCTTAATCTTTTGACCGATGGTCTGCTCGGCTTGGGCATGGGTGTGGAAAACCCCGAAGCAGACACAATGAAGCGCAAGCCGTACTCCCCCACCGAAGGCGTATTCTCGCGCGGCGCAGGCGCACATACCATCTGGGTCGGTGTGTTGATCGGCGCGCTCGCGCTCTCGCTTGGCGCGTGGTATTTTTTCACAGACCGCCCCGAATGGCAAACGATGATCTTCACCTCGCTGGCGTTCATGCAGGTCTTTCAGGCATTGGCTTCGCGTTCGGAGAAGGAGTCGCTGTTCCAGATCGGCTTTTGGAGCAATCCTGCGCTGGCAGTTTTGGCACTGCTGGTCGTGGCGCTGCAATTGATCGTGATCTACGTCCCCGCCTTCGCCGCCTTCTTTGAAGTGACGCCGCTCCGCCTCATTGACCTTGGCATCTCCGCCGCGGCAGGATTGGTGGTGTTTGCGGTGATTGAAATCAGCGAAGTATTCAAAAAAGCGGAATGA
- a CDS encoding LysE family transporter, whose amino-acid sequence MWIYLIQGLGFGLAAASQPGPLQTYLITQALSRGWKRSLVNALAPLVSDGPIILLCVSILSQVPDWFQCFLYIGGGIFILYLAYGAFKSWRDFDVNAPQPESKISGLPRAALVNALAPGAYIFWTLVTGPILVAGWRESPVNGIGFLAGFYIAMIGTLAAIIIVFGTASKLGPKVNRTLLGASSIALFGFGLYQLWRGIVVG is encoded by the coding sequence GTGTGGATCTATCTGATTCAAGGATTGGGTTTTGGTCTCGCTGCCGCCTCCCAGCCCGGACCGTTGCAGACCTATCTGATTACCCAAGCCTTATCCCGCGGCTGGAAGAGATCGCTGGTCAATGCGCTCGCGCCGCTGGTCAGTGACGGTCCCATCATTTTGTTGTGCGTTTCCATCCTGAGCCAGGTCCCTGACTGGTTTCAGTGCTTTCTCTATATTGGCGGCGGGATATTCATCCTGTATCTGGCGTATGGCGCCTTCAAATCATGGCGTGACTTCGATGTCAACGCGCCGCAGCCCGAATCGAAGATTTCCGGTCTGCCAAGGGCGGCGCTGGTCAATGCGCTCGCGCCCGGCGCGTACATTTTTTGGACGCTGGTCACCGGTCCCATTTTGGTGGCGGGCTGGCGCGAATCACCTGTCAATGGGATCGGCTTTCTGGCGGGTTTTTATATCGCCATGATCGGTACGCTGGCGGCGATCATTATCGTCTTTGGAACCGCATCGAAACTTGGTCCAAAGGTCAACAGGACGTTGCTTGGCGCTTCGTCCATTGCATTGTTCGGGTTTGGGCTGTATCAGTTATGGCGGGGGATCGTCGTTGGATAA
- a CDS encoding site-2 protease family protein encodes MKWQFKFGTFAGIDVYIHTTFLLLIGWVGYSHWLEHQNWIEVLKGIGFILTLFLCVILHEYGHALTARKYGIKTRDITIYPIGGVARLERMPEKPIEELWVALMGPAVNVVIAAILFAYLFLTSSLVPLNELTVASGSFLERVMIINIVLVLFNLLPAFPMDGGRVLRALLAMRMDYVRATQIAANVGQGMAFLFGFVGLFSNPFLLFIAFFVWIGASQEASMVQMKNAISGIPVGRAMLTDYQFLSPRDPLSRMAQMILAGSQHDFPVIDDDERVVGVITRDDFLSALTQHGQNIAVSAVMKTNLPEVDSYEMVETALTRIQESGVPALPVTHGGRLVGIITSENITEYLMIRSALRSAASGITGV; translated from the coding sequence ATGAAGTGGCAATTCAAATTTGGGACTTTTGCGGGAATTGATGTGTACATCCACACCACGTTCCTGCTTTTGATCGGATGGGTCGGGTACTCGCACTGGCTGGAACATCAAAATTGGATCGAGGTGCTGAAAGGGATCGGCTTCATACTTACGCTTTTCCTGTGCGTGATCCTGCATGAATATGGACATGCGTTGACAGCGCGTAAATACGGGATCAAGACCCGCGACATCACCATTTATCCCATCGGCGGCGTGGCGCGGCTGGAACGCATGCCGGAGAAGCCGATCGAGGAGTTATGGGTGGCGTTGATGGGACCCGCTGTGAACGTGGTTATCGCGGCGATCCTGTTCGCGTATCTTTTTTTGACCTCGAGCCTGGTGCCGCTAAATGAGTTGACCGTCGCCTCAGGCAGTTTCCTCGAGCGTGTGATGATCATTAATATCGTGCTCGTGCTGTTCAACCTGCTGCCCGCCTTCCCAATGGACGGCGGACGCGTGCTGCGCGCCCTGCTCGCCATGCGCATGGATTACGTCCGCGCGACGCAGATCGCGGCAAATGTTGGGCAGGGCATGGCGTTCCTGTTCGGTTTCGTCGGTTTGTTCAGCAACCCGTTCCTGCTGTTCATCGCCTTCTTCGTGTGGATCGGCGCTTCGCAAGAAGCCAGCATGGTGCAGATGAAGAACGCCATCAGCGGGATACCCGTCGGGCGCGCGATGTTGACCGATTATCAATTCCTTTCGCCGCGTGACCCGCTCTCGCGCATGGCGCAGATGATCTTGGCGGGGTCGCAGCATGATTTCCCGGTCATTGACGATGACGAGCGCGTGGTCGGCGTCATCACCCGCGACGATTTTCTCTCCGCCCTCACCCAACACGGACAGAATATTGCCGTTTCGGCAGTAATGAAAACGAACCTGCCAGAAGTGGACTCCTACGAAATGGTGGAGACCGCACTCACGCGCATCCAGGAATCCGGCGTGCCCGCCCTGCCTGTCACGCACGGAGGACGGCTGGTCGGCATCATCACATCCGAAAACATCACCGAATATCTGATGATCCGCTCTGCGTTGAGAAGTGCAGCAAGTGGTATAACTGGGGTATAA
- a CDS encoding sigma-70 family RNA polymerase sigma factor, whose protein sequence is MENNPLQDVSDELLIQQFKEGQTDAFDMLYYRHLPSVYKRVRYVIPENDVEDVAQEVFIAALKSLSTFRGDSKFSTWLRTLTNHKVAEFYRKRTRKQEPLLAPLSDAASHTTGSSSKMLEERIYIQRALQKLPENYREVILLRFAEDLQFNEIAELTDQNLEAAKSLFRRAIAALRTHLEN, encoded by the coding sequence ATGGAAAACAACCCTCTCCAGGATGTCAGCGACGAGCTTCTGATCCAGCAATTCAAGGAAGGACAGACCGATGCCTTCGACATGTTGTACTATCGCCACCTGCCCAGCGTGTACAAGCGGGTCAGGTATGTGATCCCCGAAAACGACGTGGAGGACGTGGCGCAGGAAGTCTTCATCGCCGCTCTGAAATCGCTGTCCACGTTTCGCGGTGACTCCAAGTTTAGCACCTGGCTTCGCACCTTAACTAACCACAAAGTGGCTGAATTCTACCGAAAACGCACCCGCAAGCAGGAACCGCTTCTTGCCCCGCTTTCGGATGCCGCCAGCCACACCACGGGCAGTTCCTCCAAAATGCTGGAAGAACGCATCTACATCCAGCGCGCGCTGCAAAAACTGCCTGAGAATTACAGGGAGGTCATCCTGCTCCGCTTTGCAGAAGACCTTCAATTCAATGAGATCGCCGAACTTACAGATCAAAATCTCGAAGCTGCCAAATCCCTTTTCCGCCGAGCCATTGCCGCACTTCGCACTCATCTGGAAAACTAA
- a CDS encoding aminotransferase class I/II-fold pyridoxal phosphate-dependent enzyme, with amino-acid sequence MDIQNTDNAATRRIAALKARVDAMKNHDYYFYNQPVEELMDGMKVRVNGRVMGMYASYSYLGLVGHPRINEAAKKAVDQWGTGTNGVRTLAGTLTLHNELEETIANFKHTESAITYTSGYVTNLTVISTLMGRGDYVFSDKINHASIVDGCLMSGAEFRRFRHNDMAHLEGLLKNAPADVAKLVIADSVFSMDGDIIDLPKIVELSRKYNAWLMIDEAHSVGVLGARGTGIEEHFGMDDVIDIKMGTLSKTIPSVGGYVAGKRELIDHLRHGSRAYIFSAALPPAQAAAANEAFKVILDEPWRIERLNENTKQFIGGLKGMGFDTLLTETAIVPVLCGTDEKAFELTKRCQENDVFVLPVVSPAVQEGMSRLRATVTAAHEPSEIERAMDVIYEAGKAMGMVK; translated from the coding sequence ATGGATATTCAGAACACAGACAACGCGGCAACCCGGCGCATCGCGGCGCTCAAAGCCCGCGTGGATGCCATGAAAAATCATGATTATTATTTTTACAACCAGCCTGTGGAAGAACTTATGGACGGGATGAAAGTGCGGGTCAATGGGCGGGTGATGGGGATGTACGCTTCATACTCGTACCTGGGGCTGGTCGGCCACCCGCGCATCAACGAAGCTGCGAAAAAAGCCGTTGACCAATGGGGCACCGGCACGAACGGAGTCCGCACACTGGCAGGGACATTGACCCTGCACAACGAATTGGAAGAGACCATCGCGAACTTCAAACATACTGAATCCGCCATCACGTACACTTCGGGCTATGTCACCAACCTGACGGTCATCTCCACGCTGATGGGGCGCGGCGATTATGTCTTCTCGGACAAGATCAACCACGCCTCCATCGTGGATGGCTGTCTGATGTCAGGCGCGGAATTCCGCCGCTTCCGTCACAATGACATGGCGCATCTCGAAGGCTTGCTCAAGAACGCGCCTGCGGATGTTGCCAAACTCGTCATCGCAGACTCGGTCTTCAGCATGGACGGCGATATCATTGATCTGCCAAAGATCGTGGAATTGAGCAGAAAATACAATGCCTGGCTGATGATCGACGAAGCTCATTCGGTCGGTGTTCTGGGTGCACGCGGCACGGGCATTGAAGAACACTTCGGCATGGACGATGTCATCGACATCAAGATGGGCACACTGAGCAAGACCATCCCTTCGGTGGGCGGATATGTGGCTGGCAAACGCGAGTTGATCGATCACCTGCGTCACGGCAGTCGCGCGTATATCTTCTCCGCCGCCCTGCCGCCCGCGCAAGCCGCCGCTGCGAACGAGGCTTTCAAAGTCATTTTGGATGAACCCTGGCGCATCGAAAGATTGAATGAAAATACCAAACAATTCATCGGCGGGCTGAAAGGCATGGGGTTCGACACCCTGCTGACCGAAACCGCCATCGTCCCGGTGCTGTGCGGCACGGACGAAAAAGCCTTCGAGTTGACGAAGCGCTGTCAGGAAAATGATGTCTTTGTGCTGCCCGTCGTCTCCCCCGCGGTGCAGGAAGGCATGTCCCGCCTGCGAGCCACGGTCACGGCGGCGCATGAGCCGAGCGAGATCGAGCGCGCCATGGATGTCATCTACGAGGCAGGCAAGGCAATGGGAATGGTGAAGTAA
- the ligA gene encoding NAD-dependent DNA ligase LigA, giving the protein MADKLLSRYEELKEQVNFHNYRYHVLDAPLISDLEYDRLLHELKKIEADHPDWITSDSPTQRAGAKPSEKFEKVRHPAPILSLSNAFGANDTRAWFERIRKLDDRVERAKFVVEPKIDGLSIVLHYRNGMFVQGATRGDGEVGEDITSNLRTIRAIPLKIPVDAKGPKPPSYLVVRGEAFIPIKDFKTLNKKLEEAGEKTYLNPRNTAAGSLRQLDPQLTATRPITLLVYQIVHAEGGNVPSSQWEILEYLKALGFPVTDIAKRFNDLDPAIAYTETFSTGRNALPYEADGMVIKIDDLTLAADLGFVGKDPRGAVAFKFPAREVTTTLLDIEVEVGRTGVLTPRAALEPIEIGGVIVRNATLHNFDYIEEKDIRIGDRVLVKRAGEVIPYVIGPVVDARTGREKKYKPPAKCPACGQPVEHFEGEVAWYCVNAACPAQLVRNVEHFVSRGAMDIVGLGYKIVEQLIAAGLVKDVADLFTLTKEQLLKLEGFAEKKAENLLRSLEQAKGQSLNRLIVALGIHGVGEVMAGDLSRTFGNLSALSKASAEELQQIEGVGPNIAASIVDWFAQPVNQKVLKKLKAAGLDPEMKKDEKKKEGAFTGLTFVVTGTLPTLSREGAKEFIESNGGKVTDSVSKKTSYLVLGENPGSKFEKAKSLGVKVIDENELRKLAG; this is encoded by the coding sequence ATGGCAGATAAACTTCTCTCCCGTTACGAAGAACTCAAGGAACAGGTCAACTTCCACAATTACCGGTATCACGTGCTGGATGCGCCCCTCATCAGCGATCTCGAATACGACCGCCTGCTGCATGAACTGAAGAAGATCGAAGCGGATCATCCCGACTGGATCACATCCGATTCCCCCACCCAGCGGGCAGGCGCGAAACCATCAGAAAAGTTCGAAAAAGTCCGCCACCCTGCGCCGATCCTCTCGCTCTCCAACGCCTTTGGCGCAAATGACACGCGCGCCTGGTTCGAGCGCATTCGCAAGCTGGATGACCGCGTGGAGAGGGCGAAATTCGTCGTCGAGCCGAAAATCGACGGGCTGTCCATCGTCCTTCACTATCGCAATGGCATGTTCGTGCAGGGAGCCACGCGCGGCGACGGTGAAGTGGGCGAAGACATCACCAGCAATCTGCGCACGATCCGAGCCATTCCGCTAAAAATTCCAGTTGACGCAAAAGGACCGAAGCCGCCATCTTATCTCGTTGTGCGCGGCGAAGCCTTCATTCCCATCAAGGACTTTAAAACGTTAAATAAAAAACTTGAAGAAGCGGGCGAGAAAACCTACCTTAATCCGCGCAATACGGCGGCGGGATCTCTGCGCCAGCTTGACCCGCAACTCACCGCGACCCGTCCCATCACCCTGCTGGTCTATCAGATCGTCCATGCCGAAGGGGGAAATGTTCCCTCGTCACAATGGGAGATCTTGGAATATCTCAAAGCGCTTGGCTTCCCCGTGACAGACATCGCCAAACGCTTCAATGACCTCGACCCGGCAATCGCCTACACCGAAACCTTCAGTACGGGACGCAACGCGCTTCCCTACGAAGCCGACGGCATGGTCATCAAAATCGACGATCTGACCCTCGCCGCCGACTTGGGCTTCGTCGGCAAGGACCCGCGCGGCGCGGTGGCTTTCAAATTCCCCGCCCGCGAAGTGACGACGACCCTGCTCGACATCGAGGTAGAAGTCGGGCGCACAGGCGTGCTCACCCCGCGCGCGGCGCTTGAACCTATCGAGATCGGCGGCGTGATCGTCCGCAACGCAACCCTGCACAATTTCGATTACATTGAAGAAAAGGACATCCGCATTGGTGACCGCGTACTGGTCAAACGCGCGGGCGAAGTCATTCCCTACGTCATCGGTCCCGTCGTGGATGCGCGTACCGGCAGGGAAAAGAAATACAAGCCGCCCGCAAAATGTCCCGCCTGCGGACAGCCCGTGGAACACTTCGAAGGTGAAGTGGCATGGTATTGCGTCAATGCCGCCTGCCCTGCGCAGCTCGTCCGCAACGTGGAGCATTTCGTCTCACGCGGCGCAATGGACATTGTCGGTCTTGGCTACAAGATCGTGGAACAGCTCATCGCGGCGGGCTTGGTCAAGGATGTTGCGGATCTGTTCACGCTCACAAAGGAACAACTGCTCAAACTGGAAGGCTTTGCCGAGAAAAAGGCGGAGAATCTGCTCAGGTCGTTGGAGCAGGCAAAGGGTCAGAGTTTGAACCGTTTGATCGTCGCGTTGGGAATCCACGGCGTGGGTGAGGTCATGGCAGGCGATCTATCCCGCACATTCGGGAATCTATCCGCTTTATCGAAAGCCAGCGCAGAGGAGTTGCAACAGATCGAAGGCGTGGGACCGAACATCGCCGCATCCATTGTGGATTGGTTTGCTCAGCCGGTGAATCAAAAAGTATTGAAAAAATTGAAAGCGGCAGGGCTCGACCCTGAAATGAAGAAGGATGAAAAGAAAAAAGAAGGCGCATTCACTGGATTGACCTTTGTTGTAACCGGCACACTGCCCACGCTTTCACGCGAGGGCGCAAAAGAATTCATCGAGAGCAACGGCGGCAAAGTGACCGACAGCGTGAGCAAGAAAACCAGTTATCTTGTGCTCGGTGAAAACCCCGGCTCGAAATTTGAGAAGGCGAAATCGCTGGGCGTGAAGGTCATTGATGAAAACGAATTGAGAAAACTCGCAGGATAG
- a CDS encoding PrsW family intramembrane metalloprotease: MILVIAIAIALVIPFVFLLFLRKFDLHKTAKFHHNIITLGCGVAAYLLVSQINPAMVNAGWVTWDQVIRFTAPVIEEILKSLILLYLVSRANFNYVVDGALYGFGAGIGFAIVENIEYVDANPENALIVALSRVFSTNLMHAAGSGLIGTALAYYRGEKVKQRGVWVVIGGYAVAIILHAIFNKMVTTVGTFLVFVFAIGYGVLGAVLIWYVIRRGMSEQKQWVGEKLGEEDRVTKEETRAVTGIEKMVETLLTPFKERFGDEKVPLVRELLYKQAEIGIKRKLLESTPSPAKHKELEDIIQSLAKDMEGLRKQIGMYPMMFVREVYLGQDFRVWDKIQARITESSTGQKGGGLFDRVTDRIKEKSKEKDQA, translated from the coding sequence ATGATTCTCGTGATCGCGATCGCCATCGCTTTAGTAATTCCCTTCGTTTTTTTGCTTTTTTTGCGCAAGTTCGACTTGCATAAAACTGCAAAGTTCCATCACAATATAATTACGCTTGGATGCGGTGTTGCGGCTTACTTGCTCGTTTCGCAGATCAATCCGGCAATGGTCAATGCGGGCTGGGTGACGTGGGATCAGGTGATCCGGTTCACGGCTCCGGTCATCGAAGAGATATTGAAGTCATTGATCCTGCTTTATCTGGTCAGTCGTGCTAATTTCAATTATGTCGTAGATGGAGCCTTGTATGGCTTTGGGGCGGGGATTGGTTTTGCCATTGTCGAAAACATCGAATATGTGGATGCGAATCCTGAAAATGCCTTGATCGTTGCGCTGTCGCGCGTTTTTTCCACCAATTTAATGCATGCCGCCGGCAGCGGGTTGATCGGCACTGCACTGGCGTATTACCGCGGAGAGAAAGTAAAACAACGTGGCGTATGGGTGGTCATTGGTGGATATGCAGTCGCGATCATTTTACATGCCATATTCAACAAGATGGTCACGACTGTAGGGACATTCTTGGTGTTTGTGTTTGCCATCGGGTATGGCGTGTTGGGCGCGGTCTTGATCTGGTACGTCATCCGGCGCGGAATGAGCGAACAGAAGCAGTGGGTGGGGGAAAAACTCGGTGAGGAAGACCGCGTTACAAAGGAAGAAACACGGGCGGTGACAGGCATCGAAAAAATGGTGGAGACACTGCTGACACCGTTCAAGGAGCGTTTTGGGGATGAGAAGGTTCCATTGGTGCGTGAATTGTTGTATAAACAGGCGGAGATCGGCATCAAACGTAAATTATTGGAGTCCACGCCCAGCCCTGCAAAACACAAGGAGCTTGAAGACATCATCCAGTCACTGGCGAAGGATATGGAAGGATTGCGGAAGCAGATCGGCATGTACCCGATGATGTTTGTGCGCGAAGTCTATTTGGGGCAGGATTTCAGGGTTTGGGATAAGATCCAAGCCCGGATCACTGAATCAAGCACAGGTCAAAAAGGAGGCGGATTGTTCGACCGCGTCACTGACCGGATCAAGGAAAAGTCAAAAGAGAAGGATCAGGCATGA